A portion of the Thiohalorhabdus denitrificans genome contains these proteins:
- a CDS encoding FAD/NAD(P)-binding protein, whose product MRRGGAWLPREAEVAERVEESPGIVTLRLRLTDPEARRQYGFQPGQFNMLGVFGVGEVAISISSDPGDPERIGHTIRRVGRVTNPLVALDEGDRLGLRGPFGRGWPLDRSEGRDVLVVTGGLGCAPVVSVIEYIMARRSRFGRLTILQGVKHGADLIWRPRYEAWARDPDTEVGLAADVPGENWPGHVGLVTELFDRVRLRPGRTAVMMCGPEPMMRAGARELVARGFPADDLWLSLERNHHCGNGRCGHCQLGPYFVCHDGPVFAYSQVGSLLAIPGL is encoded by the coding sequence GTGCGTAGGGGCGGGGCGTGGCTCCCCCGGGAGGCGGAGGTGGCGGAGCGGGTGGAGGAGAGCCCCGGCATTGTCACCCTTCGCCTGCGCCTCACCGACCCCGAGGCGCGGCGGCAATACGGCTTCCAGCCGGGCCAGTTCAACATGCTTGGCGTTTTCGGGGTGGGGGAGGTGGCCATCTCCATAAGCTCCGACCCCGGGGATCCGGAGCGGATCGGGCACACCATCCGGCGGGTGGGGCGGGTGACCAACCCCCTGGTGGCCCTCGACGAGGGCGACCGCCTCGGGCTCCGCGGGCCCTTCGGCCGCGGCTGGCCCCTGGACCGCTCGGAGGGCCGGGACGTGCTGGTGGTCACCGGCGGCCTGGGCTGCGCCCCGGTGGTGTCGGTGATCGAGTACATCATGGCCCGCCGGTCCCGCTTCGGCCGCCTCACCATCCTGCAGGGGGTCAAGCACGGCGCCGACCTCATCTGGCGGCCCCGCTACGAGGCCTGGGCCCGGGATCCCGACACGGAGGTGGGCCTGGCGGCGGACGTGCCGGGGGAGAACTGGCCCGGGCACGTGGGCCTGGTCACCGAGCTCTTCGACCGGGTGCGCCTGCGCCCGGGGCGGACCGCGGTCATGATGTGCGGACCCGAGCCCATGATGCGGGCGGGGGCGCGGGAGCTGGTGGCGCGGGGCTTTCCCGCGGACGACCTCTGGTTGAGCCTGGAGCGCAACCACCACTGCGGCAACGGGCGCTGCGGCCATTGCCAGCTCGGGCCCTATTTCGTCTGCCACGACGGGCCGGTGTTTGCCTACAGCCAGGTGGGTTCCCTCCTCGCCATCCCGGGGTTATAG
- a CDS encoding 4Fe-4S dicluster domain-containing protein codes for MADRFLPRDRFPALVEALRDAGYRCLGPRVREGAIVMEEVERAADLCFGLRDRQAPGSYRLEEGTGRHFAWANGPTALKPLTFVPRETLWRARREGGGLRFEAPEPEVGPLAVIGARACDLAGLALQDRHFLEGEPDPFYKARRERLFLVAVNCTHPADTCFCASTGDGPRAEHSFDLVLSELDEGFLVAAGGPAGADILAALPTEEAGEERNRRADAEIEAAAQAQKRSLPSRNLRDFLFGRQEHPRWEEVAERCLSCGNCTNVCPTCFCHSQETVPDLEGEVSDQVRQWDSCFTSGHSYIHGIVVRATTANRYRQWLTHKLGGWHDQFGRSGCVGCGRCITWCPTGIDLTEEVAALGEEPGGA; via the coding sequence ATGGCCGACCGTTTTCTGCCCCGCGACCGCTTTCCCGCCCTGGTGGAAGCCCTGCGGGACGCCGGCTACCGCTGCCTGGGGCCGCGGGTCCGGGAGGGGGCCATCGTCATGGAGGAGGTGGAACGGGCCGCCGACCTCTGCTTCGGCCTGCGCGACCGCCAGGCTCCGGGCTCCTACCGCCTGGAGGAGGGCACGGGGCGCCATTTCGCCTGGGCCAACGGCCCCACCGCCCTCAAGCCGCTCACCTTCGTCCCCCGGGAGACCCTGTGGCGGGCGCGTCGGGAGGGTGGGGGCCTGCGCTTCGAGGCCCCGGAGCCGGAGGTGGGCCCCCTGGCGGTGATCGGCGCGCGCGCCTGCGACCTGGCGGGGCTGGCCCTTCAGGACCGCCACTTCCTGGAAGGCGAGCCGGATCCCTTCTATAAGGCGCGCCGCGAGCGCCTGTTCCTGGTGGCCGTGAACTGCACCCACCCCGCGGACACCTGCTTCTGCGCCTCCACCGGCGACGGCCCGCGGGCCGAGCACAGCTTTGATCTGGTGCTCTCGGAGCTGGACGAAGGGTTCCTGGTGGCGGCCGGGGGCCCGGCCGGGGCGGACATTCTGGCGGCCCTGCCCACCGAGGAGGCGGGCGAGGAGCGGAACCGGCGGGCCGACGCCGAGATCGAGGCCGCCGCGCAGGCCCAGAAGCGGTCCCTGCCGTCCCGCAACCTGCGGGACTTCCTGTTCGGGCGCCAGGAGCATCCGCGCTGGGAGGAGGTGGCCGAGCGCTGCCTGTCCTGCGGCAACTGCACCAACGTCTGCCCCACCTGCTTCTGCCACAGCCAGGAGACGGTTCCCGACCTGGAGGGGGAGGTAAGCGACCAGGTCCGCCAGTGGGACTCCTGCTTCACCAGCGGCCACAGCTACATCCACGGCATCGTGGTGCGGGCCACCACCGCCAACCGCTACCGACAATGGCTCACCCACAAGCTGGGCGGCTGGCACGACCAGTTCGGCCGCAGCGGCTGCGTGGGCTGCGGCCGCTGCATCACCTGGTGCCCCACCGGGATCGACCTCACCGAGGAAGTGGCCGCGCTGGGCGAGGAGCCGGGTGGTGCGTAG
- a CDS encoding DsrE family protein: MKVVVSVTHGTDDPTQATLGVLAAKAAADQGHDVTLWLQGEGAVLANKHVYPHVQGVNMPAMKDAVEALVDKGVPFWVCKACGAARGVTEDNWVSTASYQGMGDFVGAALAADKNIDF, translated from the coding sequence ATGAAAGTGGTCGTTTCCGTTACCCACGGCACCGATGACCCGACCCAGGCCACCCTCGGCGTGCTGGCCGCCAAGGCCGCCGCGGACCAGGGCCACGACGTGACCCTGTGGCTGCAGGGCGAGGGGGCCGTGCTCGCCAACAAGCATGTCTATCCCCACGTCCAGGGGGTGAACATGCCGGCCATGAAGGACGCCGTGGAGGCCCTGGTGGACAAGGGCGTGCCCTTCTGGGTCTGCAAGGCCTGCGGCGCCGCCCGGGGCGTTACCGAGGACAACTGGGTTTCCACCGCTTCCTACCAGGGCATGGGCGACTTCGTGGGCGCCGCCCTGGCGGCCGACAAGAACATCGACTTCTAG
- a CDS encoding c-type cytochrome: MDRTRKVRNQSGLVGAGLLAAFLMTGPAAAEDNLDAQVELEQAPAAGEEGYHQPPAIADIPDDQFGEAVRRGMKAFNNTLEYAGEYVGNGQNCSNCHVGNGTVANSAPLWGAWPVYPKYRGKNDHVNTMDERIRGCFTYSMNAGDSEAGGPPEPDSQVLKDMQAYMFWQAQGAPVGENLPGRGYKDVPMPEDGYSVERGEQVYDAQCAICHGADGQGEFSESGEQIFPALWGPKAYNWGAGMHRVNTAAAFIKYNMPLGKADPSKLEGALSDQEAWDVAAYINSHERPQDPRFEGTITDTEEAWHQHECIYGHEVNGAELGQGA, translated from the coding sequence ATGGATAGGACCCGAAAGGTGCGGAACCAGTCCGGTCTGGTGGGCGCGGGCCTGCTGGCGGCGTTCCTGATGACCGGCCCGGCCGCGGCCGAGGACAACCTGGACGCCCAGGTGGAGCTGGAACAAGCTCCCGCCGCCGGCGAGGAGGGGTACCACCAGCCGCCCGCCATCGCCGACATCCCCGACGACCAGTTCGGCGAGGCGGTGCGCCGCGGCATGAAGGCCTTCAACAATACCCTGGAATACGCGGGCGAGTACGTGGGCAACGGCCAGAACTGCTCCAACTGCCACGTCGGCAACGGCACGGTGGCCAACTCCGCGCCGCTGTGGGGCGCCTGGCCCGTCTACCCCAAGTACCGGGGCAAGAACGACCATGTGAACACCATGGATGAGCGCATCCGCGGCTGCTTCACCTACTCCATGAACGCCGGGGACTCCGAGGCCGGCGGGCCGCCCGAGCCGGATAGCCAGGTCCTCAAGGACATGCAGGCCTACATGTTCTGGCAGGCCCAGGGCGCCCCGGTGGGCGAGAACCTGCCGGGCCGGGGCTACAAAGACGTGCCCATGCCCGAGGACGGCTACAGCGTTGAGCGCGGCGAGCAGGTGTACGACGCGCAGTGCGCCATCTGCCACGGCGCCGACGGCCAGGGCGAGTTCTCCGAGTCCGGTGAGCAGATATTCCCCGCCCTGTGGGGCCCCAAGGCCTACAACTGGGGCGCCGGCATGCACCGGGTGAACACCGCCGCGGCGTTCATCAAGTACAACATGCCCCTGGGCAAGGCCGATCCGTCCAAGCTGGAGGGCGCCCTGAGCGACCAGGAAGCCTGGGACGTGGCCGCCTACATCAACAGCCACGAGCGCCCGCAGGATCCCCGCTTCGAGGGCACCATCACCGACACCGAGGAGGCCTGGCACCAGCACGAGTGCATCTACGGCCACGAGGTGAACGGCGCGGAGCTCGGCCAGGGCGCCTGA
- a CDS encoding c-type cytochrome, with product MAKSYAGKALTGLGLLTLPWGVLASDLGETLAQQGNDQGAQACVSCHGADGSGNAAAGFPRLAGLDAAYLAKQLEDFQSDARNQPVMNPIAQGLSAEEIEAVAGYYGDMPAPESAGQGTDASEDVLARGEAIAERGMWDKGVPACTSCHGPDGRGVGEAFPTIAGQHAGYITSQIEAWQSGQRSNDPNRLMAEVAERMTDEEAEAAAAYFASLPAPGSQE from the coding sequence ATGGCCAAATCCTACGCCGGCAAGGCCCTCACGGGCCTGGGCCTGCTTACCCTTCCGTGGGGCGTCCTGGCCAGTGACCTGGGCGAGACCCTCGCCCAGCAGGGCAATGACCAGGGTGCCCAAGCCTGCGTGTCCTGCCACGGCGCCGACGGCAGCGGCAACGCCGCCGCCGGCTTCCCCCGACTGGCTGGCCTCGACGCCGCCTACCTCGCCAAGCAGCTGGAGGACTTCCAGTCCGACGCCCGGAACCAGCCGGTCATGAACCCCATCGCCCAGGGGCTGTCCGCCGAGGAGATCGAGGCGGTGGCCGGGTACTACGGCGATATGCCGGCCCCCGAGAGCGCCGGGCAGGGCACCGACGCCTCCGAGGATGTGCTAGCGCGGGGCGAGGCCATCGCCGAGCGGGGCATGTGGGACAAGGGCGTGCCCGCCTGCACCAGCTGCCACGGCCCCGACGGCCGCGGCGTCGGCGAGGCCTTCCCCACCATCGCCGGGCAGCACGCCGGCTACATCACCAGCCAGATCGAGGCCTGGCAGTCCGGCCAGCGCTCCAACGACCCCAACCGGCTGATGGCCGAAGTGGCGGAGCGCATGACCGACGAGGAAGCCGAGGCGGCGGCGGCGTATTTCGCCTCCCTTCCCGCCCCGGGCTCCCAGGAATAA
- a CDS encoding glycoside hydrolase family 15 protein, which translates to MPYKKIGDHGIIGNGATIALVGLDGAVDWMCSPNMDSPSVFGAILDDRAGGRFAVTPEASWDSSQHYFRETNVLQTLFRTAEGEAEVVDFMPAGEGARELAGGRDHLIRRVTALAGEMVLAVECSPRPDYARAHPEREYLDERRWRVPDGEAFHVFSATAPLDWEGERARIRLRAGERVFLCFSRGGEGLAQSGAEHLQAVLEATHRYWLDWSHTEEVTRYPAERFWRESLDRAALVLKLLQYEDTGAIAAGATTSLPTILYGERNWDYRFSWIRDTAMTLAALFELGHSEEVTRYLDWLKELCAHEPPGRLQIIYQLTVAEPPGGETRLEHLEGYKGSYPAHIGQYNVGQHQHDIYGELLETIFAVSRYVGKIDLEHWEYLRPMVDTVCEIWREADSGIWEMRTGPHHYVHSKLMCWVALDRGIKVAEHYGLPGDLERWRAERAAVRADILERGYRDDLGCFTQHYDTDAVDASLLMIPIVGFLPADDPRVAGTIARIEEELLVDGTMLRYRMDDGLPGQEHGFMICLFWYVDCLILQGRLNEAGAHLRRIDRFSNHLGLFGEQYDPRYKEITGNLPQAYSHIGFAVTAIRYLNARRTQSPRPHRLGWPARLTLLARPRLLNPESPVGPPRENPAEEVKRAVNTLRGHFYDGHRQRVDYHLVRGSGYYRRFREVAADLAAYDPGSLATDAERMAFWINVYNAIVIHGVIELGIRDTIREVPWFFRGVRYQVGGHTFTPNEIEHGILRGNRRAPWRLRRSFGPRDPRRELAVWEPDFRVHFALVCGSRSCPPVEVFEAEGLDGHLETAAKIFLNATTRVQPGRETVGVSRLFWWYRHDFPAEDPELVRYIARRLFDRELGAWLEKRADSIRLRYLPYDWRLNES; encoded by the coding sequence GTGCCCTATAAGAAGATCGGCGACCACGGAATCATTGGCAACGGCGCCACCATCGCCCTGGTGGGGCTGGACGGGGCCGTGGACTGGATGTGCAGCCCCAACATGGATTCGCCCTCGGTGTTCGGCGCCATCCTCGATGACCGTGCGGGCGGGCGCTTCGCCGTCACCCCCGAGGCGTCCTGGGATTCGTCCCAGCACTATTTCCGCGAGACCAACGTCCTGCAGACCCTGTTCCGCACCGCCGAGGGGGAGGCCGAGGTGGTGGACTTCATGCCGGCGGGGGAGGGGGCCCGGGAGCTGGCCGGCGGGCGGGACCACCTGATCCGCCGGGTTACGGCGCTGGCCGGGGAGATGGTCCTGGCGGTGGAGTGCAGTCCGCGCCCCGACTACGCCCGCGCCCATCCGGAGCGGGAGTACCTGGACGAACGCCGCTGGCGGGTCCCCGACGGGGAAGCGTTCCACGTCTTCTCCGCCACCGCACCCCTGGATTGGGAGGGGGAGCGCGCCCGGATCCGCCTGCGGGCCGGGGAGCGGGTGTTTCTGTGCTTCAGCCGCGGCGGGGAAGGCCTGGCGCAATCGGGTGCGGAGCACCTGCAGGCGGTTCTGGAGGCCACCCACCGGTACTGGCTGGACTGGTCGCACACGGAGGAGGTGACGCGCTACCCGGCGGAGCGCTTCTGGCGCGAGAGCCTGGACCGGGCCGCCCTGGTGCTGAAGCTCCTGCAGTACGAGGACACCGGCGCCATCGCCGCCGGGGCCACCACCTCCCTGCCCACCATCCTCTACGGCGAGCGCAACTGGGACTACCGCTTCAGCTGGATCCGGGACACCGCCATGACCCTGGCGGCGCTGTTCGAGCTGGGCCACTCCGAGGAGGTCACCCGCTACCTGGACTGGCTGAAGGAGCTGTGCGCCCACGAGCCGCCGGGCCGTCTGCAGATCATCTACCAGCTCACCGTGGCCGAGCCGCCCGGCGGCGAGACCCGGCTGGAGCACCTGGAGGGCTACAAGGGCAGCTATCCGGCCCACATCGGCCAGTACAACGTGGGCCAGCACCAGCACGACATCTACGGCGAGCTGCTGGAGACCATCTTCGCCGTGTCCCGCTACGTGGGAAAGATCGACCTGGAGCACTGGGAGTACCTGCGCCCCATGGTGGACACGGTGTGCGAGATCTGGCGCGAGGCGGACTCGGGCATCTGGGAGATGCGCACCGGGCCCCACCACTACGTTCACTCCAAGCTCATGTGCTGGGTGGCCCTGGACCGGGGCATCAAGGTGGCCGAGCACTACGGCCTGCCCGGCGACCTGGAACGCTGGCGGGCGGAGCGTGCCGCGGTGCGCGCGGATATCCTCGAGCGCGGCTATCGGGACGACCTGGGCTGCTTCACCCAGCACTACGACACCGACGCCGTGGACGCCTCCCTGCTCATGATCCCCATCGTGGGCTTCCTGCCGGCGGACGATCCCCGGGTGGCGGGCACCATCGCCCGCATCGAGGAGGAGCTGCTGGTGGACGGCACCATGCTGCGCTACCGCATGGACGACGGCCTGCCGGGGCAGGAGCACGGCTTCATGATCTGCCTGTTCTGGTACGTGGACTGCCTGATCCTGCAGGGCCGGCTCAACGAGGCGGGGGCACACCTGCGGCGCATCGACCGCTTCTCCAACCACCTGGGGCTGTTCGGCGAGCAGTACGATCCGCGGTACAAGGAGATCACCGGCAACCTCCCCCAGGCCTACTCCCACATCGGCTTCGCGGTGACAGCCATCCGCTACCTGAACGCCCGTCGCACCCAGAGCCCACGGCCTCATCGGCTGGGCTGGCCGGCGCGCCTAACCCTCCTGGCCCGCCCGCGGCTGCTCAATCCGGAAAGCCCGGTGGGACCGCCGCGCGAGAATCCGGCGGAGGAGGTGAAGCGGGCGGTGAACACCCTGCGCGGCCACTTCTACGACGGCCACCGCCAGCGGGTGGATTACCACCTGGTCCGGGGGTCCGGCTACTACCGCCGTTTCCGCGAGGTGGCCGCGGATCTGGCCGCCTATGACCCAGGCAGCCTTGCCACCGACGCCGAGCGCATGGCCTTCTGGATCAACGTCTACAACGCCATCGTCATCCACGGCGTCATCGAGCTGGGGATCCGGGACACCATCCGCGAGGTGCCCTGGTTCTTCCGCGGGGTGCGCTACCAGGTGGGCGGGCACACCTTCACCCCCAACGAGATCGAGCACGGCATCCTGCGGGGCAACCGCCGGGCCCCCTGGCGCCTGCGGCGGTCCTTCGGACCGCGCGATCCCCGCCGGGAGCTGGCCGTGTGGGAGCCCGATTTCCGCGTCCATTTCGCCCTGGTGTGCGGCAGCCGGTCGTGTCCGCCGGTGGAGGTGTTCGAGGCCGAGGGCCTTGATGGGCACCTGGAGACGGCGGCCAAGATCTTCCTGAACGCCACCACCCGGGTACAACCGGGGCGGGAGACGGTGGGGGTGTCCCGCCTCTTCTGGTGGTACCGGCACGACTTCCCCGCGGAGGACCCGGAGCTGGTCCGGTACATCGCCCGGCGCCTGTTCGATCGCGAGCTGGGGGCGTGGCTGGAAAAACGGGCGGATTCCATCCGGTTACGCTATCTGCCCTACGACTGGCGGCTGAACGAGTCTTAG
- a CDS encoding retropepsin-like aspartic protease, with protein MTLSRLAPIAIVLLLVAPAAGAADARIPMEEKGAATFYVPVELGGSLSADFLVDTGSSHMAIRESTLRDLQDRGQATFVKNLAGRMADGSRKVVPVYRIDRVRIGEDCFLDGVEAAVFPDSSRPILGLSALRRAGSIRISMDPPTLQLGQCDRRTARAPGKGALAAADAGEGGLPRP; from the coding sequence ATGACCCTTTCCCGTCTCGCCCCGATCGCCATCGTCCTGCTGCTGGTCGCCCCTGCTGCCGGGGCCGCGGATGCCCGCATCCCCATGGAGGAAAAGGGCGCCGCCACCTTCTATGTTCCCGTAGAGCTGGGCGGCTCCCTGTCGGCGGACTTCCTGGTGGATACCGGCTCCAGCCACATGGCCATCCGCGAATCCACCCTGCGCGACCTCCAGGACCGTGGGCAGGCCACCTTCGTCAAAAACCTGGCCGGGCGCATGGCGGACGGCAGCCGCAAGGTGGTGCCCGTCTATCGGATCGACCGGGTGCGGATCGGCGAGGACTGCTTCCTGGATGGCGTGGAGGCGGCCGTGTTCCCCGACAGCTCGCGCCCCATCCTCGGCCTGAGCGCGCTGCGCCGGGCCGGCTCCATCCGGATCTCCATGGATCCGCCCACCCTGCAGCTCGGCCAGTGCGACCGCCGTACCGCCCGGGCACCCGGGAAGGGTGCGCTGGCCGCCGCCGACGCCGGTGAGGGGGGGCTTCCGCGCCCCTAG
- a CDS encoding EF-hand domain-containing protein, whose amino-acid sequence MQANRSLALVAALLIGSAGAVQAEMHEEGHAGGTEKFEKYDKDGDGKISMEEAKEAGTEKLSENFESYDQDGDNALDQGEFARFEAEETGEKEGGMEGHEGGGMERQEGGGMEQDGGGM is encoded by the coding sequence ATGCAAGCCAATCGTAGCCTAGCCCTGGTAGCCGCTTTGCTGATCGGCTCCGCCGGGGCCGTCCAGGCCGAGATGCATGAAGAGGGCCATGCGGGCGGAACCGAGAAGTTCGAGAAATACGACAAGGACGGAGACGGCAAGATCAGCATGGAGGAGGCCAAGGAGGCCGGCACCGAGAAGTTGTCCGAAAATTTCGAGTCCTACGACCAGGACGGTGATAACGCCCTGGACCAGGGCGAGTTCGCCCGCTTCGAAGCGGAAGAGACCGGCGAGAAGGAGGGCGGCATGGAAGGCCACGAAGGCGGTGGCATGGAACGCCAGGAAGGCGGTGGCATGGAGCAGGACGGCGGCGGCATGTAA
- the pepN gene encoding aminopeptidase N, whose translation MADSRQQQSPRPVRLAEYTPPAHLVDTVQLRFELGEEWTTVSSRLTVRANPERIEAGPLVLDGRELELLEVAVDGRPLGEGEYALDAESLTIPEVPERFTLEVTTRIRPQENTALEGLYKSSGTFCTQCEPEGFRRITYFPDRSDVMARYTTTIVADAQRYPVLLSNGNRIGAGTLTDGRHWVQWEDPFPKPSYLFALVGGDLARVADSYTTMSGRQVALHIYVEHGNEDKVDHAMRSLKEAMAWDEATYGRECDLDVYQIVAVEDFNMGAMENKGLNIFNTSAILAKPETATDADFQRIEAIIGHEYFHNWSGNRVTLRDWFQLSLKEGFTVFREQHFSADRYSAPVQRIEDVRRLRTAQFPEDDGPTAHPVRPDSYIEISNFYTPTVYEKGAEVVRMMYHLLGPEDFRRGTDLFFASHDGRAVTTEDFVRALEEASDRDLSQFRLWYTQAGTPRLFVDAEHDPGAATYTLHVRQEVPETPGQAHKQPMHIPVAVGLLDRAGNALPLRMEGEEPGGTTRVLELREAEQSFTFTGVGEDPVPSLLRGFSAPVRLEHDHRDQDLAFLLAHDEDLFTRWEAGQELACRSLFRGVAAYQAGDEMRLDETLVEAFGGLLRGDAGDKALVAEALTQPDEGYLADLMDWPVDPEAIHQARRFTRARLAQALGDDFLYSYQANQEGGEYRPDPGAIARRRLKNLSLAYLVAGGVGEGIEAAREQVHTATNMTDRLGALRPMVAEDVPGTAESLEAFYTQWKDEPEVMDKWFAIQATSPHYGTLAGIRRLLEHPAFNFKNPNKVRAVLGAFARGNPYRFHAPDGEAYTFFADQVLRLDRINPQMAAALARAFSRFRRYDEARQRLMREQLERIRQDPQLSRDTFEIVTKSLGAEENG comes from the coding sequence ATGGCCGATAGCCGACAGCAGCAGTCTCCCCGGCCCGTCCGGCTGGCGGAGTACACCCCTCCCGCCCACCTGGTGGATACCGTGCAGCTGCGCTTCGAGCTGGGGGAGGAGTGGACCACGGTGAGCTCGCGCCTGACCGTGCGGGCCAACCCCGAGCGGATCGAGGCCGGCCCTCTGGTCCTGGACGGCCGCGAGCTGGAGCTGCTGGAGGTGGCCGTGGACGGCCGGCCCCTGGGCGAAGGGGAGTACGCGCTGGACGCGGAGTCCCTGACCATCCCGGAGGTCCCGGAGCGGTTCACCCTGGAGGTGACCACCCGCATCCGGCCGCAGGAGAACACCGCCCTGGAGGGCCTCTACAAGTCCAGCGGCACCTTCTGCACCCAGTGCGAGCCGGAGGGCTTCCGCCGCATCACCTACTTCCCCGACCGCAGCGACGTCATGGCCCGCTACACCACCACCATCGTGGCCGACGCGCAGCGTTACCCGGTGCTGCTGTCCAACGGCAACCGCATCGGCGCCGGCACCCTCACCGACGGCCGGCACTGGGTGCAGTGGGAGGACCCCTTCCCCAAGCCCTCCTACCTGTTCGCCCTGGTGGGCGGCGATCTGGCCCGCGTGGCCGACAGCTACACCACCATGAGCGGTCGGCAGGTGGCCCTGCACATCTACGTGGAGCATGGCAACGAGGACAAGGTGGACCACGCCATGCGCTCCCTGAAGGAGGCCATGGCCTGGGACGAGGCCACCTATGGCCGGGAGTGCGATCTGGACGTCTACCAGATCGTGGCGGTGGAGGACTTCAACATGGGGGCCATGGAGAACAAGGGCCTCAACATCTTCAACACCAGCGCCATCCTGGCCAAGCCCGAGACCGCCACCGACGCTGACTTCCAGCGCATCGAGGCCATCATCGGCCACGAGTACTTCCACAACTGGTCGGGCAACCGGGTCACCCTGCGCGACTGGTTCCAGCTATCCCTCAAGGAAGGCTTCACCGTCTTCCGCGAGCAGCATTTCTCCGCGGACCGCTACTCGGCCCCGGTGCAGCGCATCGAGGACGTGCGCCGGCTGCGCACCGCCCAGTTCCCCGAGGACGACGGGCCCACCGCCCACCCCGTGCGGCCGGACTCCTACATCGAGATCAGCAACTTCTACACCCCCACCGTCTACGAGAAGGGCGCGGAGGTGGTCCGCATGATGTACCACCTGCTCGGCCCGGAGGACTTCCGGCGTGGCACCGACCTGTTCTTCGCAAGCCACGACGGCCGGGCGGTGACCACCGAGGACTTCGTGCGCGCCTTGGAGGAGGCCAGCGACCGGGACCTGAGCCAGTTCCGGCTGTGGTACACCCAGGCCGGCACCCCGCGGCTGTTCGTGGACGCCGAGCACGATCCGGGGGCGGCCACCTACACCCTGCACGTCCGCCAGGAGGTGCCCGAGACCCCGGGGCAGGCCCACAAGCAGCCCATGCACATCCCGGTGGCGGTGGGCTTGCTGGACCGGGCGGGCAACGCCCTGCCGCTCCGGATGGAGGGCGAGGAGCCGGGTGGGACGACCCGGGTGCTGGAGCTGCGGGAGGCGGAGCAGTCCTTCACCTTCACAGGCGTGGGGGAGGACCCCGTTCCCTCCCTGCTGCGGGGCTTTTCCGCCCCGGTGCGCCTGGAGCACGACCACCGGGACCAGGATCTGGCCTTCCTGCTGGCCCATGACGAGGATCTGTTCACCCGCTGGGAGGCGGGCCAGGAGCTGGCCTGCCGTAGCCTCTTCCGCGGGGTGGCGGCCTACCAGGCCGGGGATGAGATGCGCCTGGACGAAACCCTGGTGGAGGCCTTCGGGGGGCTGCTACGCGGGGACGCCGGGGACAAGGCCCTGGTGGCAGAGGCTTTGACCCAGCCCGACGAGGGCTATCTGGCCGACCTGATGGACTGGCCGGTGGATCCGGAGGCCATCCACCAGGCCCGTCGCTTCACCCGCGCCCGTCTGGCCCAGGCCCTGGGTGACGATTTTCTTTACAGCTACCAGGCCAACCAGGAAGGGGGGGAGTATCGCCCCGATCCGGGGGCCATCGCCCGCCGGCGTCTCAAGAACCTGTCGCTGGCCTACCTGGTGGCGGGCGGCGTCGGGGAGGGGATCGAGGCCGCTCGCGAGCAGGTCCACACAGCCACCAACATGACCGACCGTCTGGGCGCGCTGCGGCCCATGGTGGCGGAGGACGTCCCCGGCACTGCCGAGTCCCTGGAGGCCTTCTACACCCAGTGGAAGGACGAGCCGGAGGTGATGGACAAGTGGTTCGCCATCCAGGCCACCTCCCCCCATTACGGCACCCTGGCGGGAATCCGTCGCCTGCTGGAGCACCCCGCCTTCAATTTCAAGAACCCCAACAAGGTGCGGGCGGTGCTGGGCGCCTTCGCCCGCGGCAATCCCTACCGGTTCCATGCCCCGGACGGTGAGGCCTATACCTTCTTCGCCGATCAGGTGCTGCGCCTGGACCGCATCAACCCGCAGATGGCCGCCGCCTTGGCCCGGGCCTTCAGCCGCTTCCGGCGCTACGACGAGGCCCGGCAGCGGCTCATGCGCGAGCAGCTGGAGCGCATCCGCCAGGATCCGCAGCTCTCCCGGGATACCTTCGAGATCGTTACCAAGAGCCTGGGCGCCGAGGAGAACGGCTGA
- a CDS encoding secondary thiamine-phosphate synthase enzyme YjbQ codes for MVVQELLTVATEGRGTYEITDRIQEVVRNAGCRVGTCHVFQHHTSASLIVTENADPTVRRDLETIAERLAPDGDPAYRHDLEGPDDMAAHIRSVLTSTEVTLPVSEGRCVLGTWQGVYLWEHRYAGFRRRVTVTVQGE; via the coding sequence ATGGTGGTCCAGGAGCTCCTTACCGTCGCCACGGAAGGGCGGGGTACCTACGAGATCACCGACCGCATCCAGGAGGTGGTGCGGAATGCCGGGTGCCGGGTGGGCACCTGCCACGTCTTCCAGCACCACACCAGCGCCTCCCTCATCGTCACGGAGAACGCCGATCCCACCGTGCGCCGGGACCTGGAAACCATCGCCGAGCGACTGGCGCCGGACGGGGACCCGGCCTACCGCCACGACCTGGAGGGCCCCGACGACATGGCGGCCCACATCCGCAGCGTCCTCACCAGCACGGAGGTCACCCTGCCGGTGTCCGAGGGCCGCTGCGTGCTCGGCACCTGGCAGGGGGTCTACCTCTGGGAGCACCGCTACGCCGGTTTCCGGCGCCGGGTGACCGTGACGGTGCAGGGCGAATAA